The stretch of DNA TAGGACATtcagttaattatttaatttggtgGGACTAATGAAACTTTTTTAGATTCAAATAGAATGCTTTACACTTTAAAAAGATCAAAACAGCATTACATCTACAtgtcaataaaaataactattagcTATGTAAAACATTTCCTACatagtattaaaattaatttcacgTAATATAAGTAAATACCATGGTTTTGAAAACCGGACCGGACTGGCCGGTTGAACCGAAAACTGGCAATGCAAGCGATCCGATTCTTCACCTATAAGGCTATAACTGCTTGAGGAAAGACTGTTGAAAAACTGTCGAACCGGCTGGGAACCGGCTAATTGGCCGGACTGGTAACCGTCCGGTTCGGataaaacgacgccgttttttaatttgaaaaaaaaagaaacatattTACTCGTGACCAACCCCCCTCTTCTCCCAATCAGTGATGTTAAAACCAGATTAGACCTGCCGGTTCGATCGAAAAATTGATGAACCGGATCCTGAATCGGTGCGAACCGGTCAAAGTTGATAAAACCGGTCCGACCGAACTGCTGGaagttaaaatttttcaaaatgggTAGGGTGGGCTTCGAACCCCTATCctcaatgaaaaagaaacaagTCACAACCACAAAGCTGTCACACTTCTGGTTAATATGtttacaaattatatatatatcatttatcaaataatttatttctatttaacttattttaatttaagttataaactcacttatttttaaattaattatatttttatttaatagtaactataaatttttttgtttttcttttcataattataaaatatctattaatattatttttttaataaatacttgtagtatataatagaataatagatataaattaattaataaattattaaaatttgaaaataattattattttaatataaaaacaaaataaaatatttatgatagagtaaagttaacaaaatacttattattcttgtttcatattattttagaatagctagatattcttaaaatattagtaaaaatatatattttaaattttaattttaaattttttattattttttatttacataagaCCGAGTTAACCAGTTCAACCAGTAATTTACCAGTTGAACCAATAACCCAATAACCCAGTAATTTAACCGGTTTGATCACCGAttcggttctgacaactatacccccaatcattcattcatttcaTTTGTCACAAGTAAAGGAACCCTAGCCCTCCATCAGTCCATCGTCGCCGTCGTTCCCAGGTCCGCCGCCGCCGTCCCCAGGTCTTCGGCACCgccgcttcttcctcttccccgTGTCCGGAACCCAGTAACTCGGCAAGTACTCTTCATCTTTGCTGGCTTGTTGGCACGGAACCTAGGTTAGTGAAATTGTTGTTCTTCGGTcttattcttcaatttttgttctatttttcttcaattcttcttcgGTCTTGGTTTGAAGTTTGGTTCTGAAGTTtggttcttcaattcttcttcttcggtCTACAGTCttggtttgaactttgaagtttGCTACTGTCTTGTATTTTCTGGTTGCTAATGGTAGATGATATGGTCACCATTAATACGAATCATAACTCAACCTCAGAACCAGCCATCACCATAACTCGTCATTTGCCATTATTATTCGGCCCTTATGAGCTATAACTCGGCAAAATCAATATTATTATAACCAACGTCTCAAACGGTAAGGATAAATTCGGTTACGAAACCAATCATCAGAAACGGACAAATGGTCATCTAAGACGCAACGGACGAGTAAATATCTATAAAAGAGAAGGTAAAGTATCTTTTTGATTCATTCTGAATTGGATATCATTactgacttaagcatcggagtgcctttgcaggtacactccgCCTCCTCTGTATTATTCGCACTCTCATATTCACAACGAACACGGGAAGATCGGACCTGGAAGGATAGACGTTCAACCTTGTAGCTTATAGCTCGGCTGATCTCAGAGAGTTGAAGCCGACCTATTTGCCAGGCAAGATcaattggcgcccaccgtggggccgaggagatcatattttttcttttggtccCATCACTTCCATCTGCATCCATGGCTGACGTACCACCTCCTTCACTGACCGAACTTATGCGAATGGTAGCTGAGCTCCAACAAGCTAACCAACGGATGGCTGACGAAAACCAAATAATGGCTGCTCAAATTGCTGAACTTAATCATTCTCGGATCGAACACAACGATGCTCATCGCCAACAGGCGGAAGACGAGGAACATCAGTCACAGCCGACTCATGTTTCAGAAACCGCTCAACACGAAGAGCACCGGCCCGAAGACGAGAAAGAAGAATCCGAGGACCCTGTAGGCCCCTTCACAGAAGAAGTAATGAACTTCGAACTGCTGAAGAGGTTCACTCTGCCATTGACCCTCACACCTTACGATGGACTCGGAGACCCGAGGAAGTTCCTAAAGAAATTCTGATCAATAATGATCGTCAATGGTGCATCAGATAAAGTTTTATGTCGTTGTTTTCCGAATTATTTAGACGGTCCTGCACTTGATTGGTTGTGTGCTTCGCCTGCAGGTTCCATTTCGCGCTTTCATCAGCTGGCGAAGTTATTCGAAGAACATTTCGCCGAGTCTGCAATATACCTGCACGATTCCGATTACCTTAACACTATCAAGCAAGGACCAAACAAAAGTTTAAAGGACTATATGACTCGATTTACCAAGGTCGCAATCAGCATACCAGATCTCCACCCCGAGGTCCATCTCCACGCAATTAAAAGCGGCCTTCGACCTGGGAAGTTCCAGGAAACGATCGCAGTAGCAAAACCGAAGACTCTAGCAGAATTTCGAGAAAAAGCAAAGGGACAAATTGATATCGAGGAACTCCGACAAGCTCGAAAGTCTGACAAGTCACACTTCCGTGAAGAAGATAAGAACTCATCtattaagaaaaattttaaactaacaCCACGATTTGATTCTTACACGCAGTTTAACACAAAACGGGAGGACATAATCAAGGAAATCTTGAACTCCAAACTAATCAAGCCACCAAGAAAGGCCGGCACATACCAAGATACAAAGAATGTAGACAAGTCAAAGTACTGCGCTTTCCACCAGAAACACGGCCATAATACAGATGATTGTGTGGTCGCCAAAGACCTTTTGGAACGACTAGCAAGACAAGGACACCTAGACAAATACATTGGGGGTCACATCCAAAAGCGAGGACCTAGTTCCACACCAAACGATCCCTCTGAACAACACCGAGGAAGAGAGAAGGCATCTTCAAGCCAATATGAACGGCCACGAGGTATAATCAATTGTATTTCAGGAGGATACGCAAGTGGAGGATACTCAAGCTCGGCAAGGAAAAGATCGTTCAGATCAATATGCTCGGTAGACGGACCGGAACAACATGTACCAATCACTAATCCACAACCGGAAGTCACTTTCACACATGCCGACTTTAACACCAACATACAAAATTTGGACGACCCTGTGGTAATCACCCTCCAGCTAGGAGACctgttagtgaaaaaggtgctCCTGGATCCCGGGAGTAGCGCCGATGTTCTGTTTTACTCCACATTTCAAAAGATGAAGCTCAGCGACAACGTGCTACAGTCCACAGGAGGAGACTTGGTCGGCTTCTCAGGAGAACGAGTCCCAATACTCGGATCAGTGTGGTTACAGACCACAACTGGGACGACCAGGTTGCAACAATACATGGCGACCATAAAGAGGCACGGCGTTGTTACAACATCAGCATGAAATTCCAAAATCGATCAACGCAACACATCAACAACGTTGGCCTAAACCAAAAGGAGCATACGCTAGCCGAACTGGACCCAAGAGCTGATTTCCTCGATCGACCAAAACCCTCTGATGacttacaaaaaatatacttcaaCAATGACCCTAATAAATTCACATATGTAGGTACCTCAATCGATGCATATGAGTTACAGACCATAACAACTTTCCTACAAGAAAATGCCGACCTTTTCGCATGGAAACCATCAGATATGCCCGGAATCGACCCACAAATTATCAGTCATAGACTAGCAATAAACTCGGCAATCCGACCAGTGCAACAGAAGAAACGCAAGCTCGGCAAAGAGAAAAAGCGAGCGTCACTCGAAGAAACACAAAAGCTCATCAACGCCAAATTTAtcaaagaaatcagattcaCCACCTGGTTAGCCAATGTGGTAATGGTAAGGAAACAAAGCGGTAAGTGGCGCATGTGCGTCGATTTCACtgatttaaacaaagcatgcccAAAGGATTCTTATCCTCTACCATCCATAGACTCTTTAGTAGACAATGCCTCAGGCTACGCTACTCTAAGTTTTATGGATGCGTATTCAGGGTATAATCAAATAATGATGCACCCTTCTGATCAAAATAAAACCGCTTTTATCACTGATTTCGGTAACTATTGTTATAAagtcatgccatttggactaAAGAACGCAGGTGCAACTTACCAACGCATTATGGATAAAGTATTCTCCAGACAAGTCGGCAGGAATATCGAAGTTTATGTCGACGATATGGTCCCCAAAACAAAAATCGGGGATAATCACGTCAGCGACCTTACAGAAATATTCGGCCAGATCCGTCAATACAACATGCGCCTCAATCCTGAAAAATG from Arachis duranensis cultivar V14167 chromosome 4, aradu.V14167.gnm2.J7QH, whole genome shotgun sequence encodes:
- the LOC107485691 gene encoding uncharacterized protein LOC107485691, giving the protein MIVNGASDKVLCRCFPNYLDGPALDWLCASPAGSISRFHQLAKLFEEHFAESAIYLHDSDYLNTIKQGPNKSLKDYMTRFTKVAISIPDLHPEVHLHAIKSGLRPGKFQETIAVAKPKTLAEFREKAKGQIDIEELRQARKSDKSHFREEDKNSSIKKNFKLTPRFDSYTQFNTKREDIIKEILNSKLIKPPRKAGTYQDTKNVDKSKYCAFHQKHGHNTDDCVVAKDLLERLARQGHLDKYIGGHIQKRGPSSTPNDPSEQHRGREKASSSQYERPRGIINCISGGYASGGYSSSARKRSFRSICSVDGPEQHVPITNPQPEVTFTHADFNTNIQNLDDPVVITLQLGDLLVKKVLLDPGSSADVLFYSTFQKMKLSDNVLQSTGGDLVGFSGERVPILGSVWLQTTTGTTRLQQYMATIKRHGVVTTSA